The Patagioenas fasciata isolate bPatFas1 chromosome 3, bPatFas1.hap1, whole genome shotgun sequence genome contains a region encoding:
- the UBXN2A gene encoding UBX domain-containing protein 2A isoform X2 produces the protein MKDMDNIKTVKKEWMCKSGTDDQILNGAEQNCDYFVDSLFEEAQKVGARCVPPTTVKNQVDVIIKLWKNGFTVNDSELRSYTDVSNQQFLDSIKKGELPFELRKVFDKEEVDVKVEDKKDKVYLSSKKPVFHPFSGHGYRLGSATPRIISKVRDDHQAADNKRRLPLVPLNDLEPITNIQIWLADGERIIQKFNVSHRISHVRDFITKYQGSERSVPFTLTTSLPFRELRDETLTLEEAKLQNAVIVQRLQKTTEPFGLLVKKAPDNDYKTAATPNGQLKNEQKKAIKNTRSN, from the exons ATGAAAGATATGGACAACATCAAAACAGTGAAGAAAGAATG GATGTGTAAATCAGGAACAGACGATCAGATTTTGAATGGTGCAGAACAGAACTGTGACTACTTTGTAGACAGCCTTTTTGAAGAAGCACAGAAGGTCGGTGCCAGATGTGTGCCCCCAACTACAGTCAAGAACCAG GTTGATGTAATCATTAAACTTTGGAAAAATGGGTTTACAGTAAATGACAGTGAACTGAGGAGCTACACTGATGTTTCAAACCAACAGTTCTTGGACTCCATTAAAAAAGG ggAACTGCCTTTTGAGTTGCGAAAAGTTTTTGATAAGGAGGAGGTAGATGTGAAAGTGGAAGATAAAAAGGATAAGGTGTACTTGTCATCGAAAAAGCCGGTGTTTCATCCCTTTTCTGGACACGGTTACAGATTAGGAAG tgctacTCCGAGGATAATCTCTAAAGTAAGAGATGATCATCAGGCAGCTGACAACAAAAGACGTCTACCTTTAGTACCCTTAAATGATTTGGAGCCTATCACTAACATCCAGATCTGGTTAGCTGATGGGGAAAGAATAATTCAGAAATTCAATGTTTCGCACAG aataagCCATGTCCGAGACTTCATAACGAAGTATCAAGGATCGGAGAGAAGTGTTCCCTTCACACTGACCACTTCACTGCCGTTTCGAGAGCTGCGAGATGAGACACTAACCCTAGAAGAAGCAAAGTTGCAAAATGCTGTTATTGTTCAGAGACTTCAGAAAACAACCGAACCTTTTGGACTCTTGGTGAAGAAAGCACCTGACAATGACTATAAAACTGCTGCTACACCTAATGGACAGCTCAAGAATGAGCAAAAAAAGGCTATCAAAAACACAAGATCAAATTAG
- the UBXN2A gene encoding UBX domain-containing protein 2A isoform X1: MSRGNIRMKDMDNIKTVKKEWMCKSGTDDQILNGAEQNCDYFVDSLFEEAQKVGARCVPPTTVKNQVDVIIKLWKNGFTVNDSELRSYTDVSNQQFLDSIKKGELPFELRKVFDKEEVDVKVEDKKDKVYLSSKKPVFHPFSGHGYRLGSATPRIISKVRDDHQAADNKRRLPLVPLNDLEPITNIQIWLADGERIIQKFNVSHRISHVRDFITKYQGSERSVPFTLTTSLPFRELRDETLTLEEAKLQNAVIVQRLQKTTEPFGLLVKKAPDNDYKTAATPNGQLKNEQKKAIKNTRSN; the protein is encoded by the exons ATGTCGAG GGGAAACATCAGAATGAAAGATATGGACAACATCAAAACAGTGAAGAAAGAATG GATGTGTAAATCAGGAACAGACGATCAGATTTTGAATGGTGCAGAACAGAACTGTGACTACTTTGTAGACAGCCTTTTTGAAGAAGCACAGAAGGTCGGTGCCAGATGTGTGCCCCCAACTACAGTCAAGAACCAG GTTGATGTAATCATTAAACTTTGGAAAAATGGGTTTACAGTAAATGACAGTGAACTGAGGAGCTACACTGATGTTTCAAACCAACAGTTCTTGGACTCCATTAAAAAAGG ggAACTGCCTTTTGAGTTGCGAAAAGTTTTTGATAAGGAGGAGGTAGATGTGAAAGTGGAAGATAAAAAGGATAAGGTGTACTTGTCATCGAAAAAGCCGGTGTTTCATCCCTTTTCTGGACACGGTTACAGATTAGGAAG tgctacTCCGAGGATAATCTCTAAAGTAAGAGATGATCATCAGGCAGCTGACAACAAAAGACGTCTACCTTTAGTACCCTTAAATGATTTGGAGCCTATCACTAACATCCAGATCTGGTTAGCTGATGGGGAAAGAATAATTCAGAAATTCAATGTTTCGCACAG aataagCCATGTCCGAGACTTCATAACGAAGTATCAAGGATCGGAGAGAAGTGTTCCCTTCACACTGACCACTTCACTGCCGTTTCGAGAGCTGCGAGATGAGACACTAACCCTAGAAGAAGCAAAGTTGCAAAATGCTGTTATTGTTCAGAGACTTCAGAAAACAACCGAACCTTTTGGACTCTTGGTGAAGAAAGCACCTGACAATGACTATAAAACTGCTGCTACACCTAATGGACAGCTCAAGAATGAGCAAAAAAAGGCTATCAAAAACACAAGATCAAATTAG